A stretch of the Drosophila sulfurigaster albostrigata strain 15112-1811.04 chromosome 2L, ASM2355843v2, whole genome shotgun sequence genome encodes the following:
- the LOC133835754 gene encoding histone H2A, whose translation MSGRGKGGKVKGKAKSRSNRAGLQFPVGRIHRLLRKGNYAERVGAGAPVYLAAVMEYLAAEVLELAGNAARDNKKTRIIPRHLQLAIRNDEELNKLLSGVTIAQGGVLPNIQAVLLPKKTEKKA comes from the coding sequence atgtctggTCGTGGTAAAGGTGGCAAAGTTAAGGGAAAGGCAAAGTCTCGTTCCAACCGCGCTGGTCTTCAGTTCCCCGTTGGCCGTATTCACCGTCTGCTTCGCAAGGGCAACTATGCCGAGCGTGTTGGTGCTGGTGCTCCTGTGTACCTGGCTGCTGTGATGGAATACTTGGCTGCTGAAGTTTTGGAGTTGGCTGGTAACGCAGCCCGTGACAACAAGAAGACTAGGATTATCCCTCGTCATCTGCAATTGGCCATCCGCAACGATGAGGAGTTGAACAAACTGCTTTCGGGTGTCACCATTGCCCAGGGCGGTGTTTTGCCTAATATTCAGGCTGTTCTCTTGCCCAAGAAGACCGAAAAGAAggcttaa
- the LOC133850144 gene encoding histone H2A: protein MSGRGKGGKVKGKAKSRSNRAGLQFPVGRIHRLLRKGNYAERVGAGAPVYLAAVMEYLAAEVLELAGNAARDNKKTRIIPRHLQLAIRNDEELNKLLSGVTIAQGGVLPNIQAVLLPKKTEKKA, encoded by the coding sequence atgtctggTCGTGGTAAAGGTGGCAAAGTTAAGGGAAAGGCAAAGTCTCGTTCCAACCGCGCTGGTCTTCAGTTCCCCGTTGGCCGTATTCACCGTCTGCTTCGCAAGGGCAACTATGCCGAGCGTGTTGGTGCTGGTGCTCCTGTGTACCTGGCTGCTGTGATGGAATACTTGGCTGCTGAAGTTTTGGAGTTGGCTGGTAACGCAGCCCGTGACAACAAGAAGACTAGGATTATCCCACGTCATCTGCAATTGGCCATCCGCAACGATGAGGAGTTGAACAAACTGCTTTCGGGTGTCACCATTGCCCAGGGCGGTGTTTTGCCTAATATTCAGGCTGTTCTCTTGCCCAAGAAGACCGAAAAGAAggcttaa
- the LOC133850576 gene encoding histone H1-like, translating to MSDSAVATSASPVAAPPATPAAEKKVAAKKAASASKVKKPAVPPSHPPTQQMVDASILNLKERGGSSLMAIKKYISATYKCDAQKLAPFIKKYLKSAVASGKLIQAKGKGASGSFKLSASAKKEPKPKAKAASVEKKPKKVAASAAAAKKKAAGTKAKKAAGSAEKKPSKAVATKKTAEKKKTEKAKAKEAKKSGTVKAKPTTAKAAPKSSAAKAKAPKPKTATAKPKPKKAAAAAASPKKAAVAAKKPKAKTAAAAKK from the coding sequence atGTCAGACTCCGCAGTTGCAACATCCGCATCTCCTGTGGCTGCCCCGCCAGCGACACCCGCAGCCGAGAAGAAGGTGGCTGCCAAGAAAGCAGCATCTGCATCGAAAGTGAAGAAGCCGGCAGTTCCTCCATCACATCCTCCAACTCAGCAAATGGTGGACGCATCAATCCTGAACCTAAAGGAGCGTGGTGGCTCGTCGCTTATGGCAATCAAGAAGTACATCAGTGCCACATACAAGTGCGACGCCCAGAAATTGGCACCATTCATTAAGAAGTACCTGAAGAGCGCTGTTGCCAGTGGAAAACTTATCCAAGCTAAAGGCAAGGGCGCATCTGGTTCGTTCAAATTGTCTGCATCTGCCAAAAAGGAGCCGAAGCCAAAAGCCAAGGCTGCCTCAGTGGAGAAGAAACCGAAGAAGGTcgctgcatcagcagcagcagctaagaaGAAGGCTGCCGGCACCAAGGCCAAGAAAGCAGCAGGGTCCGCTGAGAAGAAACCAAGCAAAGCTGTAGCAACCAAGAAGACCGctgagaagaagaagactgaGAAAGCCAAGGCTAAGGAGGCCAAGAAGAGTGGTACAGTAAAGGCTAAGCCCACAACAGCAAAGGCGGCGCCCAAATCGAGTGCTGCGAAGGCAAAAGCACCAAAGCCCAAGACCGCAACTGCCAAGCCGAAGCCaaagaaggcagcagcagcggcagcgtcgCCAAAGAAAGCCGCAGTGGCTGCTAAGAAACCCAAGGCaaaaactgcagctgcagccaagAAATAA
- the LOC133835769 gene encoding histone H4, translating to MTGRGKGGKGLGKGGAKRHRKVLRDNIQGITKPAIRRLARRGGVKRISGLIYEETRGVLKVFLENVIRDAVTYTEHAKRKTVTAMDVVYALKRQGRTLYGFGG from the coding sequence atgactGGTCGTGGTAAAGGTGGCAAGGGCTTGGGAAAAGGTGGCGCCAAGCGTCATCGCAAAGTGTTGCGTGATAACATCCAGGGTATCACGAAGCCAGCTATCCGTCGTCTAGCTCGTCGTGGCGGTGTGAAGCGCATCTCTGGTCTTATTTATGAGGAAACTCGTGGTGTGCTGAAGGTTTTCTTGGAAAACGTTATCCGTGATGCAGTCACATACACCGAACACGCCAAGAGGAAGACAGTCACAGCCATGGATGTTGTGTACGCTCTGAAGAGGCAAGGCCGCACTCTGTACGGTTTCGGCGGCtaa
- the LOC133850146 gene encoding histone H2B: MPPKTSGKAAKKAGKAQKNITKNDKKKKRKRKESYAIYIYKVLKQVHPDTGISSKAMSIMNSFVNDIFERIAAEASRLAHYNKRSTITSREIQTAVRLLLPGELAKHAVSEGTKAVTKYTSSK, encoded by the coding sequence aTGCCGCCCAAGACTAGTGGAAAGGCAGCCAAGAAGGCTGGCAAAGCGCAGAAAAACATCACCAAGAacgacaagaagaagaagcgcaaGAGGAAGGAAAGCTATGCCATCTACATCTACAAAGTGCTGAAGCAGGTCCATCCTGACACCGGTATCTCATCGAAGGCAATGAGCATCATGAACAGCTTTGTGAACGACATTTTCGAGCGCATTGCTGCCGAGGCCTCCCGTTTGGCTCACTACAACAAGCGGTCGACTATCACCAGTCGGGAAATCCAAACCGCTGTCCGTCTCTTGCTGCCCGGAGAATTGGCCAAGCACGCTGTCAGTGAGGGAACCAAGGCTGTCACCAAGTACACGAGCTCGAAGTAA